Proteins from a single region of Kiloniellales bacterium:
- a CDS encoding SpoIIE family protein phosphatase yields the protein MRQLIRYLVEASLNGEVERTKEFSIAVEVFGRDESFDPQTSSLVRVEAGRLRRTLKQYYLTHGKNEPLRIEIPKGNYVAEFRMAGDSGRDPGFPVARPASREKTPRAPVDPGDVSLAGRPAAAARARERTANGTRPPTILVVDDEPQVEALISQKFRRRVRDGSMSFLFAHDGEEALDTLLRTSDIDMILTDINMPRMDGLTLLDHLPEINPILMAVVVTAYGDMPNIRTAMNRGAFDFITKPIDFDDLTATMERALAQSAILREAAVEHDQLLSLRKELTIARGIQNSLLPDHLPQEQRFAVHCRSKPAAEFGSDFYDVFPIDDDRWGILIGEASGRGIGAALGMAVSRTAIRTAALTGLPVDGSVTRLNDLLYDHSGSEILASLFFGTYDAATGTLAYVSAGHQPSYALRTGGQLEILPCDPGSAAGLQAEASYAAQQTTLAPGESLFLYTDGVPRAFDGMQRQFSIGRLEEVLSVGADLSSRELSERVLAAVDTFVGAAEQTDDITCMAFKRLA from the coding sequence ATGAGGCAACTCATTCGCTACCTTGTCGAGGCGTCGCTCAACGGCGAGGTCGAGCGGACCAAGGAATTCTCGATCGCGGTCGAGGTCTTCGGGCGGGACGAGAGCTTCGACCCCCAGACCAGCTCGCTCGTGCGTGTCGAGGCCGGGCGGCTGCGGCGCACACTGAAGCAGTACTACCTGACTCACGGAAAGAACGAGCCCCTTAGGATCGAAATCCCAAAGGGGAACTACGTGGCCGAGTTCCGTATGGCCGGCGACAGCGGTCGGGACCCGGGATTTCCCGTCGCCCGGCCCGCGTCGAGGGAAAAGACGCCACGGGCTCCTGTCGATCCCGGTGACGTCAGCCTGGCCGGGCGGCCGGCCGCCGCCGCGAGAGCCCGGGAGAGGACCGCGAACGGCACCAGGCCGCCGACCATCCTGGTGGTCGACGACGAGCCGCAGGTTGAGGCTCTGATCTCTCAGAAGTTCCGTCGGCGCGTTCGCGACGGCAGCATGTCGTTTCTCTTCGCGCACGACGGCGAGGAGGCCCTGGACACCCTCCTCAGGACCTCCGACATCGACATGATCCTGACCGACATCAACATGCCGCGCATGGACGGTCTGACCCTTCTGGATCATCTGCCCGAGATCAATCCGATCCTGATGGCGGTCGTGGTCACGGCCTATGGCGACATGCCGAACATCCGTACCGCGATGAACCGGGGCGCCTTCGATTTCATCACCAAGCCGATCGACTTCGACGACCTCACCGCGACCATGGAACGCGCGCTCGCACAGAGCGCCATCCTCCGCGAGGCGGCTGTCGAGCACGACCAGTTGCTCAGCCTGCGCAAGGAACTGACCATCGCCCGGGGCATCCAGAACTCCCTTCTGCCGGACCACCTTCCGCAGGAGCAGCGCTTCGCCGTGCATTGCCGGAGCAAGCCCGCCGCCGAGTTCGGCAGCGACTTCTATGACGTCTTCCCCATCGACGACGACCGCTGGGGAATCCTGATCGGCGAGGCCTCCGGCCGGGGCATCGGCGCCGCGCTCGGCATGGCGGTCTCGCGCACGGCGATCAGGACCGCGGCCCTGACCGGGCTCCCGGTGGATGGCAGCGTCACGCGCCTGAACGACCTTCTCTACGATCATTCCGGATCGGAAATCCTGGCGTCGCTCTTCTTCGGAACCTACGACGCGGCCACAGGGACGCTGGCCTATGTCAGCGCCGGCCATCAGCCATCCTACGCCCTGAGGACGGGGGGACAGCTCGAAATCCTGCCCTGTGATCCGGGCTCGGCCGCCGGCCTTCAGGCGGAGGCGTCCTACGCGGCGCAGCAGACGACACTGGCCCCGGGCGAGAGCCTGTTCCTCTACACCGACGGCGTGCCCAGGGCCTTCGACGGCATGCAGCGGCAGTTCTCCATCGGGCGCTTGGAGGAGGTCTTGAGCGTC